Within Longimicrobiaceae bacterium, the genomic segment CGCTGACGTGGCTGCGCGAGCAGGAGAAGGCGTTCTCGCTGGGAGATGCGCGCATGAAGGTGACCGGCAACCTCCGCTTCGCGGTGAGCAGCCTGGAGCGCGACCTGCGCACTGCCGGCGCCGGCGTGCCGGGCGGGCAGCCGTGGCTGGTGTACGCGTCCACGGAGGCGGTCGCCTTCAACGCGGACTACGTGACCAGCGACGCGAACGACCTGTTCGCGGTCTACAACGATCCCGCGGCGCCCCCGGCGTCGACCACCGCCCTGAACGCGGCGCGGCGCATCACCATCCCCCGGTCCACCTTCGGCTACCCCGACACGTCGTACCTGGACAGCGGCGGCAACAGCGAAGCGGAGACGATCGTCTTCTACTTCGAGCCCGACACGTCCACCGTGCGCAGCGACGACTGGGTGCTTCGCCGCAAGGTGAACGACATGGCGCCCGCGGTGGTGGCGCGCAGCATCCTGCCCACGCCCGGCAAGCCCTTCTTCCAGTACATGGCGGCGGCCGACACCAACTCGGCGCAGATCGACAGCCTTCCCGCCGCGCGCCTTCCGGTGCAGCACTCGGTGAGGCTGCACGGCGCGGCCACCGATACGGGCGCGGTGGCGACGATCGACCGGATCCGCGCGGTGCGGGTGAACTTCACGGCGACGAACGGTGCGACGGGGGCCAAGCAGCAGTCGCGCGTGGTCTCGCGCATCGTGCGCCTTCCCAACGCGGGCATCGGGTCCATCACCACGTGCGGCGAGGCGCCCCAGCTGGGCGCGGGCTTCGCCGCGGCCCGCTCCACCCCGGTCACCGTGGACCCGTCGGTGACGCTCACGTGGAGCCCGGCGGTGGACGAGAACGCGGGCGAGAAGGACGTGCTGCGATACGTCGTCTGGCGGAAGACCACGGCCGGCGCGGACTGGGGCGACCCCTACCTGAGCGTGCCGGCGGGCAGCGCGGCGTACATCTACGTAGACCGCAACGTGGCGGTCGGCACCCAGTACTTCTACGCCCTGGCGGCGCAGGACTGCACTCCATCCATCTCGGCGTTCGCCACTGCGGCGCCGGTCTTCCCGTGAACGGCCCGGTTGCCATGCGAATGACGCGGAGAGTCCAGGACGAGGCGGGCCTGGCGCTGATGATGGTCCTGCTGATCGTGATGATCGTGGGCGTGCTCGCGATCGGGGCGGTGACCATGCTGGGCAACTCCAGCCTGATCAGCGCCTACGAGGACCAGCAGACGACGCTGGAGTCGGTGGCCGACGCGGGGATCGAGCAGGCGCGCGCCCGCATCAACGGCGACCCCACGCTGTACCCGGACAGCGGCTACGCCACGCTCGAGAGCAACGCGCCTGTGACCGACGCGGCCGGCGCGGTGATCCCCGGCGTGACGCGCACCACGTACGCGGGGCCCACCGGCGTGGCCACGGGCCAGTACGGCGTGTTCGGCAGCGTGGTGGTGGTGGCGAAGGGCGCGAACGGCGACCAGGTGATCCGCCGCGGCGAGATCGTGCAGGAGAGCTTCGCCAAGTTCGCGTACTTCACCGACGACGAGAACGGCATCTCGTTCGGCGGCGGCGACCAGATCCAGGGGCCGGTCCACAGCAACGACGCCATCAACATCCTTTCCAGCGGTGCCAAGTTCAAGGGCCCCGGCTCGGTGACCACGCACATGACCGTGACGGGGTCGAGCTACGCGACGTTCTCGGAGGGCTCGGCGCGCACCGGGGTGCCGGCCATCCCCATGCCCACCACGGCCGACCTCGCCAAGCTGCAGAGCTACGCCACGGCCGGCGGCACCGCGTTCACGCCGCCCAACGGCGGCAACCCGGACGAGACGCGCATGCGCATCGAGTTCGTGGGCATCGACCTGGACGGCGACCTGCGCACCACCGGGCCGGACGAGGGCTTCTTCAAGGTCTACCAGTCGAACTCGGCGGACTGGGTGATGGCGCGTCGCCCCTCTCCCGCGGCGCTGATCGCCGTCGACTACTGCGGCCAGCTCGCGGGCAACGTGCTGAACCGTGTGGACCTGTCCGGCGGGAACGCCGCCGCCAAGGTGAACTTCCTGAAGAACCCCTCGCGGCGCTGCTTCCTGGGCGGGTCGAACCAGCTCAACGGCGGCGTGTTCCAAGCGAACGACGCGCACGGGAGCTGGGTGGCACGGGCCTGGGCGTGGAACAACATGCCGGCGGTGATCGCGGGCCGCACCGACGCGGCGTACCTCTTTCCGCTGAGCCGCACGTTCAACCCGAACTTCAAGGGCGTGATCCACGTGAACGGCCGCGTGGGCATCAGCGGCCTGGTGCGCGGGCGGGTGACGCTGGCGGCCACGGGCGCCATCTACATCCTGGACGACCTCAAGTACGCCAGCGACGCGGGCGGTGCGTGCGCCGACATCCTGGGCCTGTTCAGCGGCGGTGACATCGTGGTGGCCGACAACACGCTCAACGCGCCCGCCGAGCCGCAGAACGGAGCGGGTTACTACACCTTCGACGAGACGAGCAGCGAGACGGTGCAGGCGGTGGTGCTCACGCTCAAGAGCTTCACCGCGCAGAACTACTCGGGCGGCCCGACCGACGTGGAGGACTGCGAGGGGATCAACTGGGGGCGCGGGTGCCTGTACCTGGCCGGCGGCGTGATCCAGGGCCTGCGCGGCGGCGTGGGCACGGCCGCGGGCACCGGCTACCTGAAGCGCTACTCGTACGATGCGTGCGCCTACTACAAGCCGCCGCCGTACTACCCGACCA encodes:
- a CDS encoding prepilin-type N-terminal cleavage/methylation domain-containing protein codes for the protein MRPHTDRRGFTLVELLIALVLSAVVVTAALTWLREQEKAFSLGDARMKVTGNLRFAVSSLERDLRTAGAGVPGGQPWLVYASTEAVAFNADYVTSDANDLFAVYNDPAAPPASTTALNAARRITIPRSTFGYPDTSYLDSGGNSEAETIVFYFEPDTSTVRSDDWVLRRKVNDMAPAVVARSILPTPGKPFFQYMAAADTNSAQIDSLPAARLPVQHSVRLHGAATDTGAVATIDRIRAVRVNFTATNGATGAKQQSRVVSRIVRLPNAGIGSITTCGEAPQLGAGFAAARSTPVTVDPSVTLTWSPAVDENAGEKDVLRYVVWRKTTAGADWGDPYLSVPAGSAAYIYVDRNVAVGTQYFYALAAQDCTPSISAFATAAPVFP